The genomic region ACCGGCGCGTTTCCCTCTCTGTGCCACCGCGCTCGGCGCGGTCTCGCGCCACCTGCGCGCCGGCTGATTCCCGCGGCGGTCTCGCGAATTCCAGCACAGTGGAGGATCTCCAACAAGGTGCGAGCATCGGCCCGGAGAGTCGGTGACGGCCAGTGATGGGCGCACTACAGCACGTGGGGCTGCTTTCGGGGTAAACCGGACTTACATCATGCAAACACCATGCCTGGCAAGGTGTCCCAGTCGAGATGATCAGGAGCGGAATGACGCATTCAGTGGCGGAATGCCCGTTTTGTGAGGTCCAATTGACTGTCTATTATGCCGGTAATGTCTGGTCGCAGGTGAGCAAACTCACATGGCCGTGGCCATTACTTCCCGGTTCGGCAGGGGATTCAGATGTTTAGCCTTGCCCCTTAAAGGGTTGGCGGATACGCCGACCGACACACCGAGCAGCCGAGGGCCCGAAACTCCCATGAAGACGACGACGCGGCCGATGTTCCGCATAGCCAACCCCCGCCGCACCACCCTCGCGCACCTCAAGGACGCCGAGGACCTGCAGGCGGCCCCGGCCACCCCGGAGCACGCCGTCGAGCTGCCGACGCAGACCGCCAACCCGCGGCGCACGATCCTGATGGACGCGCCCGTGGCGGCCGCCGCGCAGTAGCCACGGCCCTAAAGAGAGCGAAGCGCCCCTGCCCGCCGCGTTAGCCTGGAGCCGCAGACTCCAGCCAGCGGAAATACAGAGGGGCAGACGCAACACGTGCGCATCGCCAGGTTCTCGATCGACGGCAATGTCGCCTTCGGCGCGGTCGAGGGCAACGCCGCCCCCGGCGCCGAAGGGGAGCTCGTCCTCGACATCATCAAGGGCATCCCGTTCGCGGACTTCGAGCTCTCCGGTACGAAGGTCCCGCTCAGCAAGGTGCGCCTGCTGCCGCCCGTGCTCCCGAACAAGGTCGTGGCCATCGGCCGCAACTACGCGGAGCACGCGGCGGAGCTCGGCAACGAGGTCCCGGACGCCCCCATCACCTTCTTCAAGCCCTCCACCTCCGTGGTCGGCCCGGGCGACCCGATCACGTACCCCTCCTTCTCCCAGGACCTGCACCACGAGGCGGAGCTCGCCGTGGTCATCGGCCGCATGTGCCGAGAGGTCCCGAAGGAGCGCGTCAAGGACGTGATCCTCGGCTACACCTGCGCCAACGACGTCACCGCGCGCGATGTCCAGCAGCGCGAGAAGCAGTGGGCCCGCGCCAAGGGCTTCGACAGCTCCTGCCCCCTCGGCCCCTGGATCGAGACCGACCTGGACCCGAGCGACCTGACCATCCAGTGCACCGTCAACGGCGAACAGCGCCAGCTCGGCCGCACCAGTGACATGGTCCGCTCCATCGAGGACCTGGTCGTGCACATCACCGAGGCCATGACGATGCTCCCTGGTGACGTCATCCTCACGGGGACCCCGGCCGGAGTCGGCCCCCTCAACGTCGGCGACGAGGTCGCCGTCACCATCGAAGGCATCGGCACTCTCACCAACAAGGTGATCAAGCGTGGCTAACGCGAACGTCCGCGTACGTTTCTGTCCCTCCCCGACCGGCAACCCCCACGTGGGCCTGGTCCGGACCGCCCTCTTCAACTGGGCGTTCGCCCGCCACCACGGCGGTACGTTCGTCTTCCGCATCGAGGACACCGACGCGGCCCGCGACTCCGAGGAGTCGTACGGGCAGCTGCTCGACTCGATGCGCTGGCTCGGCTTCACCTGGGACGAGGGTCCCGAGGTCGGCGGCCCGCACGCCCCGTACCGGCAGTCCGAGCGCATGGACATCTACAAGGACGTCGCGCAGAAGCTGCTCGACGGCGGCTGGGCGTACCACTGCTACTGCACCACCGAGGAGCTCGACGCGCGCCGCGCCGCGGCCCGCGCCGCCGGCAAGCCCTCCGGCTACGACGGCCACTGCCGCGAGCTGACCACCGTGCAGGTCGAGGCGTACCAGGGTGAGCACCGCTCCTCGATCGTCCGCTTCCGGATGCCCGACGAGCCGATCACCTTCACGGACCTCGTCCGCGGCGAGCTGACCTTCACCCCGGACAACGTGCCGGACTTCGGCATCGTCCGGGCCAACGGCGCCCCGCTGTACACGCTGGTGAACCCGGTCGACGACGCGCTCATGGAGATCACCCACGTCCTGCGCGGCGAGGACCTGCTCTCCTCGACCCCGCGCCAGATCGCCCTGTACAAGGCGCTGATCGAGCTGGGCGTCGCCAAGACCACCCCCGCCTTCGGCCACCTGCCGTACGTGATGGGCGAGGGCAACAAGAAGCTCTCCAAGCGCGACCCCGAGGCCTCCCTCAACCTGTACCGCGAGCGCGGCTTCCTCCCCGAGGGCCTGCTGAACTACCTCTCGCTCCTCGGCTGGTCCTTCTCCAAGGACCAGGACGTCTTCTCGATCGAGGAGATGGTGGCGAAGTTCGACATCGACGGCGTCAACGCCAACCCGGCGCGCTTCGACCTCAAGAAGGCCGAGTCGATCAACGGCGACCACATCCGCCTGCTCGACCCGAAGGACTTCGCGGACGCCTGCGCCCCGTGGCTGCGGGCCCCGCACGCCAACTGGGCGCCCGAGGACTTCGACGCCGCGGCCTGGGAGCGCATCGCCCCGTACGCCCAGACCCGTGTGACCGTCCTGTCGGACATCACGGCCAACGTCGACTTCCTGTTCCTGAAGGAGCCGGTCGAGGACCAGGCGTCCTGGGACAAGGCGATGAAGGGCGAGCCCGCGGCCCTGCTGACCACGGCACGCGAGAACCTCCAGGCCGCCGACTGGTCGGACCCCGAGTCCCTCAAGCAGGCCGTCCTGACCGCCGGTGAGGCCCACGGCCTCAAGCTGGGCAAGGCCCAGGCCCCGGTCCGCGTGGCCGTCACCGGCCGCACCGTCGGCCTGCCGCTCTTCGAGTCCCTGGAGATCCTGGGCAAGGAGCGGTCCCTGGCCCGCATCGACGCGACCCTGGCGAAGCTCACCGCGTAGCACCACCCGCATCCCCCGGCCGGCGCCGGGAGGGGCCCCATCGCAGGGGGCGGCGGCCGGACCACCGGCCGCCGCCCCCTGCGGCGTTCTCCGCGCCCTTCCGCGCCCTTCCGCGCCCTTCCGGGGCGTTTCGGGGACCCTTCCGGGGGCCGGACCGGATCTTTCTTTCCCGTCCGCCCGCGGGGGACCGGCGTCCGGCGTAGGCTCGGCCCCATGCCGATCCGCGCCGTGCTGTGGGACATCGACGACACCCTCTTCGACTACACGGGGGCGGACGCCGCCGGGCTGGCGCGGCAGCTGGAGACCGACGGGATCGCGGAGCGGTACGGAACCCCCGCACAGGCGCTGGCGCTGTGGCGGCAGATCACCGACCTGCACTGGGCGCGCTTCGCGGCCGGCGAGGGCACCTTCCAGGGGCAGCGCCGGGAGCGGGTGCGGGAGTTCCTCGGGGAGCCCGGGATGACGGCCGACGAGGCGGACGCCTGGTTCGACCAGTACATCGAGCACTACAAGACCTACTGGTCCGTCTTCCCCGACGTGGTGCCCGCGCTGGACGCCCTCGCCGCCGGCTACCGGCACGGGGTGCTCTCCAACTCCTCCACGGCCAACCAGGACCCCAAGCTGCGTGACCTCGGCCTGCGCGACCGCTTCGAAGTGCTGGTCTGCGCCGTCGAGCTCGGGGTCAGCAAGCCGGACGCGGGGGCCTTCCTGGCCGCCTGCGAGGCGCTGGCGCTGGCCCCGGACGAGGTCGCGTACGTGGGTGACCAGCCGGAGATCGATGCGCGCGGGGCGCGGGACGCCGGGCTGCTGGCGATCTGGCTCGACCGCGACGGCCGCCGCGGGGACGGTCCCGACGGCGTGCACCGCATCGCCGGTCTTGAGGGGCTACCGGAGCTGCTGGCAGGGGATACCCGTTTTGGAGCACGGTCAGGCATCCGGTAATGTTCTTTCTGCGCCGCCGGAGCGGGCCGAAAGGCCGGACGGAGGCGCCACCAAAAAAAGAAAACCCCACAAGGGGTTGACTTTTGGTGGGGTATAGTGTAATTGGCAACACGAGGGTTTCTGGTTCCCTTATTCTAGGTTCGAGTCCTGGTACCCCAGCGCAGTGCAGCAGTAACGCAGTGCTTTGCCCCCGTTGTGTAGCGGCCTAGCACGCCGCCCTCTCAAGGCGGTAGCGCCGGTTCGAATCCGGTCGGGGGTACAGATCCTTCCCGCGAGATCTCCAGGGTCGCACCCGGACGTCTTGATGCAGGATCGCTAGGGCCCCCGTTGTGTAGCGGCCTAGCACGCCGCCCTCTCAAGGCGGTAGCGCCGGTTCGAATCCGGTCGGGGGTACTGTTGGTCTGGTCTAGACCACTTTGGGCTATAGTGTAATTGGCAACACGAGGGTTTCTGGTTCCCTTATTCTAGGTTCGAGTCCTGGTAGCCCAGCGCAGTAACAGCAACACCAGCTAGCCCCCGTTGTGTAGCGGCCTAGCACGCCGCCCTCTCAAGGCGGTAGCGCCGGTTCGAATCCGGTCGGGGGTACGCATCGAAGAGGCCCTCCGCGTTCATCGCGGAGGGCCTCTTCGTCGTTCGTCGGCACTGTTCCCCGACGTGGGCCCGATGTGACGTAAGGGCGTAAGTACGGGCCCGGAGGCGCGTGTTCGGACGTGTGCGGCGTCGTACGCGCCCCCGGGCCCGGGGGTCGGTAAAGAGGTCGGAGCGGGTCAGCCGGAGCGGCGCAGCGCCTCCGTGAGGCGTGCGGCCGCGTCGATGACGGCCTGGGCGTGCATCCGGCCCGGGTGGCGGGTCAGGCGTTCGATCGGCCCGGAGACCGACACCGAGGCCACCACGCGGTTCGACGGCCCGCGCACCGGCGCCGAGACGGAGGCCACACCGGGCTCCCGCTCGCCGATCGACTGCGCCCAGCCGCGGCGCCGGACGCCCGAGAGCGCCGTCGCCGTGAAGCGCGCGCCCTGCAGGCCGCGGTGGAGCCGCTCGGGCTCCTCCCAGGCCATCAGGATCTGCGCGGCCGAGCCCGCCTTCATGGGCAGGGTCGAGCCCACCGGGACGGTGTCCCGAAGGCCCGAGAGCCGCTCCGCGGCCGCCACGCAGATGCGCATGTCTCCCTGACGGCGGTAGAGCTGCGCGCTTTCGCCCGTCACGTCGCGGAGGTGGGTGAGCACCGGTCCGGCCGTGGCCAGCAGGCGGTCCTCGCCGGCCGCGGCGGCGAGCTCCGCCAGCCGCGGACCGAGGATGAACCGGCCCTGCATGTCCCTCGCCACCATCCGGTGGTGTTCCAGTGCCACGGCGAGGCGATGTGCCGTGGGTCGTGCGAGCCCTGTCGCCGCGACCAGCCCGGCGAGGGTGGCCGGACCGGACTCCAGTGCGCTCAGTACCAGAGCTGCCTTGTCGAGAACGCCGACGCCGCTAGAGTTGTCCATGAAACGATATTCACGTCTCACACTGTGAAACGCAAGTTCAATTTTTCCAAGAACCAGCGAGTCTGTATGTACGGGTCCACGAACCACTGGGTCCGAGACGGTGAGCCGGAGGGAAAGCGATGGGTAGGACACTCGCGGAGAAGGTCTGGGACGACCATGTCGTCCGGCGCGCCGAGGGCGAGCCCG from Streptomyces sp. NBC_00190 harbors:
- the gltX gene encoding glutamate--tRNA ligase, which produces MANANVRVRFCPSPTGNPHVGLVRTALFNWAFARHHGGTFVFRIEDTDAARDSEESYGQLLDSMRWLGFTWDEGPEVGGPHAPYRQSERMDIYKDVAQKLLDGGWAYHCYCTTEELDARRAAARAAGKPSGYDGHCRELTTVQVEAYQGEHRSSIVRFRMPDEPITFTDLVRGELTFTPDNVPDFGIVRANGAPLYTLVNPVDDALMEITHVLRGEDLLSSTPRQIALYKALIELGVAKTTPAFGHLPYVMGEGNKKLSKRDPEASLNLYRERGFLPEGLLNYLSLLGWSFSKDQDVFSIEEMVAKFDIDGVNANPARFDLKKAESINGDHIRLLDPKDFADACAPWLRAPHANWAPEDFDAAAWERIAPYAQTRVTVLSDITANVDFLFLKEPVEDQASWDKAMKGEPAALLTTARENLQAADWSDPESLKQAVLTAGEAHGLKLGKAQAPVRVAVTGRTVGLPLFESLEILGKERSLARIDATLAKLTA
- a CDS encoding fumarylacetoacetate hydrolase family protein, whose product is MRIARFSIDGNVAFGAVEGNAAPGAEGELVLDIIKGIPFADFELSGTKVPLSKVRLLPPVLPNKVVAIGRNYAEHAAELGNEVPDAPITFFKPSTSVVGPGDPITYPSFSQDLHHEAELAVVIGRMCREVPKERVKDVILGYTCANDVTARDVQQREKQWARAKGFDSSCPLGPWIETDLDPSDLTIQCTVNGEQRQLGRTSDMVRSIEDLVVHITEAMTMLPGDVILTGTPAGVGPLNVGDEVAVTIEGIGTLTNKVIKRG
- the ndgR gene encoding IclR family transcriptional regulator NdgR — translated: MDNSSGVGVLDKAALVLSALESGPATLAGLVAATGLARPTAHRLAVALEHHRMVARDMQGRFILGPRLAELAAAAGEDRLLATAGPVLTHLRDVTGESAQLYRRQGDMRICVAAAERLSGLRDTVPVGSTLPMKAGSAAQILMAWEEPERLHRGLQGARFTATALSGVRRRGWAQSIGEREPGVASVSAPVRGPSNRVVASVSVSGPIERLTRHPGRMHAQAVIDAAARLTEALRRSG
- a CDS encoding HAD family hydrolase — encoded protein: MPIRAVLWDIDDTLFDYTGADAAGLARQLETDGIAERYGTPAQALALWRQITDLHWARFAAGEGTFQGQRRERVREFLGEPGMTADEADAWFDQYIEHYKTYWSVFPDVVPALDALAAGYRHGVLSNSSTANQDPKLRDLGLRDRFEVLVCAVELGVSKPDAGAFLAACEALALAPDEVAYVGDQPEIDARGARDAGLLAIWLDRDGRRGDGPDGVHRIAGLEGLPELLAGDTRFGARSGIR